Proteins from a single region of Congzhengia minquanensis:
- a CDS encoding AraC family transcriptional regulator: protein MEIFTEDLLEDTTSLFAVEEQIYDGEVNMMFYHHHNHYEIMYMTHDKRLMCIGDRKYELNQNNVALLPPYLAHKATGIGSLTKRRILINFKKEFISDMLPDDSLFSIFNMETHVFEFDNETREKIRKYFEDILQIYLYDNFYKDYHLKLKLCELILLINKKGVGEEIVKIDDDIAKKFTSIAHFINNNCHSKITLDMISSTFDIDKYQLSRQFKDYLGASFVTYVNTVRITRARRMMLNGLNNVTEIAFTNGFDSPTHFSRVFKNMTGKTPKQYMKELHAVMPKE, encoded by the coding sequence TTGGAAATTTTTACCGAGGATTTGCTGGAAGATACTACCAGCTTGTTTGCCGTTGAAGAGCAAATTTACGACGGCGAGGTCAACATGATGTTTTACCATCATCACAACCACTATGAAATCATGTATATGACCCACGACAAACGGCTGATGTGCATCGGCGACAGGAAGTATGAGCTGAACCAGAACAACGTGGCGCTGCTTCCGCCCTATCTTGCGCATAAGGCCACCGGAATCGGATCCCTTACCAAACGCAGGATTTTAATTAATTTTAAGAAAGAATTTATTTCCGACATGCTGCCGGACGATTCCCTGTTCAGCATTTTCAATATGGAAACCCATGTGTTTGAATTTGACAATGAAACGCGGGAAAAAATCCGTAAATATTTTGAAGACATTCTCCAGATTTATTTATACGACAATTTTTATAAGGACTATCACTTAAAACTGAAGCTCTGCGAGTTGATTCTGCTCATCAACAAAAAGGGCGTAGGCGAAGAAATTGTTAAAATTGATGATGACATTGCCAAAAAATTTACTTCCATTGCGCATTTTATCAACAACAACTGCCACAGCAAAATCACATTGGATATGATTTCATCAACCTTTGATATAGACAAATATCAGCTTTCCAGACAGTTTAAGGACTATTTAGGCGCCTCCTTTGTCACCTATGTGAACACCGTTAGAATTACCAGAGCCAGAAGAATGATGCTGAATGGGTTAAACAATGTTACCGAAATTGCGTTTACCAACGGCTTTGATTCCCCGACACATTTTTCACGTGTTTTTAAAAATATGACGGGCAAAACGCCAAAACAATATATGAAAGAACTCCACGCCGTAATGCCTAAGGAATAG
- a CDS encoding stalk domain-containing protein, whose protein sequence is MMKKKVHSFFSLFLAVCLLTCAFSAFAADNVLGGNITWKVDGSVLYLEGSGDMTLTYEYLTDIPWYEERNNIDTIVIGDGITSLAEGAFTAFRKLKTVEFPSSMTTIGSSAFLSCEGLESIVLSDRITRVEGGAFVGCEALKTITVPGSVYYISSDAFYNCFDLTIVGIPGSYAETFSKEHDIPFDGSLPAPEEIMVSVNRSLLTFDQPPVIVNDRTLVPLRAIFEALGAVVDWEPTTRTVTARRDDINISLVVDTNIIKKNGADIEIDVPAQIVGDRTMVPVRAISESLGASVDWDPATRTVLIDD, encoded by the coding sequence ATGATGAAAAAGAAGGTTCATTCATTTTTTAGTCTGTTTTTAGCAGTTTGTCTGCTTACCTGCGCATTTTCAGCTTTTGCAGCCGACAATGTGCTGGGCGGCAATATAACCTGGAAGGTTGACGGTTCCGTGCTCTATTTAGAGGGCAGCGGCGATATGACCTTGACGTATGAATATCTTACGGACATTCCCTGGTATGAAGAAAGAAACAATATTGACACCATAGTAATCGGCGACGGGATTACGTCGCTTGCGGAAGGCGCGTTTACCGCGTTTCGTAAATTGAAAACGGTTGAATTTCCTTCTTCTATGACCACAATTGGCTCCAGCGCATTTTTATCCTGCGAGGGATTAGAAAGCATTGTGTTGTCAGACCGTATAACACGGGTGGAAGGCGGCGCTTTTGTGGGCTGCGAAGCTTTAAAAACCATTACCGTGCCTGGAAGCGTTTATTATATCAGCAGCGACGCGTTTTATAACTGTTTCGATTTAACAATTGTCGGCATTCCCGGCTCTTACGCCGAAACCTTTTCCAAAGAACATGATATTCCGTTTGACGGCTCTCTTCCTGCTCCGGAAGAAATTATGGTGAGCGTTAACAGATCGCTTTTAACATTCGACCAGCCTCCGGTAATTGTGAACGACAGAACGCTGGTTCCCCTGCGTGCAATCTTTGAGGCGTTGGGCGCGGTTGTTGACTGGGAGCCCACAACAAGAACGGTTACGGCGCGCCGGGACGATATTAACATCTCTTTGGTGGTCGACACGAATATCATTAAGAAAAACGGCGCAGACATTGAAATTGATGTTCCCGCGCAGATTGTAGGAGACAGAACCATGGTGCCAGTACGTGCAATTTCGGAATCTTTGGGCGCCAGCGTCGATTGGGACCCGGCAACCAGAACCGTTTTGATCGACGACTAA
- a CDS encoding L-fucose isomerase: MSKSELIGGYPVIGIRPAIDGRRGPMKLRESLEDQTMALAMAAKKLFEENLCYSNGEPVKVIVADSTIGRAPESAACAEKFRKAGVDITLTVAACWCYGSETMDMDPMTIKGVWGFNGTERPGAVYLASVLATHAQKGLPAFGIYGHEVQDRDDVTNIPEDVKEKLLRFGRAAVAAATMRGKSYLQIGSVCMGIGGSIMDQAFMEEYLGLRVESVDEVEILRRMEEGIYNKEEYEKALAWTRENCKEGRDDNPDFVKFSREEKDKQWEFTIKMYCIIKDLMKGNPNLPEGFEEEMVGHNAICAGFQGQRQWTDHWPNCDYPEAVLNSSFDFEGKKEPMILATENDVLNGLGMLFCKLLTNRAQIFADVRTFWSPEATKRVTGYDLEGHAKENGGIIHLLNSGAACLDACGECTDENGNAIMKKWWEVTDEDIKKMTDATVWCEAGFDNFRGGGFSSHFTTRAEMPVTMIRLNLVKGLGPMLQIAEGWTVNLPDEVSDTLMERTNPTWPCTWFAPRCDGKEGSPFKTAYDVMNNWGANHGAISYGHIGADLITLCSMLRIPVSMHNVPGDKIFRPTAWNAFGMDKEGADYRACAAYGPMYKNIR, from the coding sequence ATGTCTAAAAGCGAATTAATCGGCGGTTATCCGGTAATCGGAATACGTCCGGCAATCGACGGCAGACGCGGCCCCATGAAGCTGCGCGAAAGCCTTGAAGACCAGACAATGGCGCTTGCCATGGCCGCAAAAAAACTTTTTGAAGAAAATCTTTGTTATTCAAACGGCGAGCCCGTTAAGGTTATTGTAGCTGATTCTACCATCGGCCGCGCCCCTGAATCTGCTGCTTGCGCAGAAAAATTCCGCAAGGCCGGGGTTGATATTACATTAACCGTTGCTGCTTGCTGGTGCTATGGATCTGAAACCATGGATATGGATCCCATGACGATTAAAGGCGTTTGGGGCTTTAACGGCACTGAACGGCCGGGTGCGGTTTATCTTGCTTCTGTTCTTGCAACCCACGCGCAAAAAGGCCTTCCTGCATTCGGCATTTACGGCCATGAAGTGCAGGACAGGGATGATGTTACAAACATTCCCGAAGACGTAAAAGAAAAGCTTCTCAGATTTGGCCGTGCCGCAGTGGCTGCTGCTACAATGCGCGGTAAATCCTATCTGCAAATTGGTTCCGTTTGTATGGGTATCGGCGGTTCCATTATGGATCAGGCGTTTATGGAAGAATATTTAGGTCTTCGTGTGGAGTCAGTTGACGAGGTAGAAATTCTCCGCCGCATGGAAGAGGGCATTTACAATAAAGAAGAGTATGAAAAAGCCCTGGCCTGGACACGTGAAAATTGTAAAGAAGGCCGGGATGACAACCCGGATTTTGTAAAATTTAGCCGCGAAGAAAAAGACAAGCAGTGGGAATTTACCATTAAAATGTACTGCATCATCAAAGATTTGATGAAGGGCAACCCGAACCTTCCCGAAGGCTTTGAGGAAGAAATGGTTGGCCACAATGCAATTTGTGCCGGATTCCAGGGACAGCGCCAGTGGACAGACCATTGGCCTAACTGCGACTATCCGGAAGCCGTTTTAAACTCTTCTTTTGACTTTGAAGGTAAAAAAGAACCTATGATTTTAGCCACCGAAAACGATGTGTTAAATGGTTTGGGAATGTTGTTCTGCAAACTTCTCACAAACCGTGCGCAGATTTTTGCCGATGTTCGTACATTCTGGTCTCCGGAAGCAACAAAGCGCGTTACCGGTTATGATTTGGAAGGACATGCAAAAGAAAACGGCGGCATTATCCACCTGCTAAACTCTGGTGCTGCCTGCCTTGACGCCTGCGGCGAATGCACAGACGAGAACGGCAACGCCATTATGAAAAAATGGTGGGAAGTTACCGATGAAGATATTAAGAAGATGACCGACGCAACCGTTTGGTGTGAAGCAGGCTTTGATAACTTCCGTGGCGGCGGCTTCTCTTCTCACTTTACAACAAGAGCGGAAATGCCTGTTACTATGATCCGACTCAATCTGGTAAAGGGCCTTGGACCCATGCTTCAGATTGCAGAAGGCTGGACAGTTAACCTTCCTGATGAAGTTTCCGACACGCTTATGGAACGCACAAATCCCACATGGCCGTGCACATGGTTTGCTCCGCGCTGCGACGGCAAAGAAGGCAGCCCATTTAAAACAGCTTATGATGTTATGAACAACTGGGGCGCGAACCACGGTGCAATTTCTTACGGACATATTGGCGCAGACCTTATCACACTTTGCTCCATGCTCCGTATTCCGGTTAGCATGCACAACGTGCCGGGCGACAAAATTTTCCGTCCTACCGCTTGGAATGCATTTGGTATGGACAAAGAAGGTGCAGACTACAGAGCCTGCGCAGCCTATGGCCCGATGTATAAAAATATCAGATAA
- a CDS encoding CPBP family glutamic-type intramembrane protease: MENRKGLVTHAALSLSVCVLYGLLLLTPLNGYVYTTLLKIALFLAVPLIFGKKKHTNVKGYLGTVKSKKMMALSFAVGAGIIIIILTGYFLLRQFFDDQMILGSLKNEGITKSNFPAVFLNIIFVNAFFEEFFFRGFVFRGGLKIGTKQYAYLFSAVLFALYHVTMIMNWFTLPIFFLCMAGLFAGGLIFNYVTDKCGSIFGSYIIHAAANLAINAIGLYIFMK; encoded by the coding sequence ATGGAAAACAGAAAAGGATTGGTCACACACGCGGCGTTATCTTTGTCCGTGTGTGTGTTATACGGTTTGTTGCTGCTGACGCCGCTAAACGGCTATGTTTATACTACATTGCTGAAAATCGCGCTGTTTTTGGCTGTACCGCTTATTTTTGGAAAGAAAAAGCATACGAATGTAAAAGGTTATCTCGGAACCGTGAAAAGCAAAAAAATGATGGCCCTATCCTTTGCAGTAGGTGCGGGTATAATTATAATTATTCTAACGGGATATTTTCTTTTAAGACAATTTTTTGACGACCAGATGATTTTAGGATCACTAAAAAATGAGGGCATTACAAAAAGCAATTTTCCTGCAGTGTTTTTAAATATCATTTTTGTAAACGCATTTTTTGAAGAATTTTTTTTCCGCGGGTTTGTGTTCCGTGGTGGTTTAAAGATTGGCACAAAGCAGTATGCATATCTGTTTTCTGCCGTTTTGTTTGCGCTTTATCATGTCACTATGATTATGAACTGGTTTACGCTGCCAATATTTTTCCTTTGCATGGCGGGCCTTTTTGCCGGTGGGCTGATATTTAACTATGTCACGGACAAATGCGGCAGCATTTTTGGTTCCTATATAATCCATGCCGCGGCAAACCTGGCAATTAATGCAATTGGTCTTTATATCTTTATGAAATAA
- a CDS encoding single-stranded DNA-binding protein: MLNCAEDNEARIVGYVASDLEFSHEVHTEGFYRFIIMSDRLSENKDTIVVTISERILADVEIPAGTKVEVTGQFRSYNNYSGEGSKLILTLFARDLRISDDCEKCENEIYLNGYICKPVVYRVTPFGREIADILVAVNRAYNKSDYIPCIAWGRNAKFVNTLAVGANIKIWGRMQSREYQKRVSEDETVTKTAYEVSVSKLEAVKDVETQEEL; the protein is encoded by the coding sequence ATGTTAAATTGCGCGGAGGATAATGAAGCAAGAATTGTGGGGTATGTGGCAAGTGATTTAGAATTCAGTCACGAGGTGCACACCGAGGGCTTTTACAGGTTTATCATAATGTCCGACAGGCTGTCGGAAAATAAAGATACAATCGTTGTTACCATTTCTGAACGGATTTTGGCAGATGTTGAAATACCGGCGGGGACAAAGGTGGAGGTTACCGGACAGTTTCGTTCTTACAATAATTACAGCGGGGAAGGCAGCAAGCTGATTTTAACCCTTTTTGCACGGGATTTGCGCATTTCGGACGACTGCGAAAAATGTGAAAACGAAATTTATTTAAACGGATACATATGTAAGCCGGTGGTCTACAGGGTTACACCGTTTGGCAGGGAAATTGCAGACATATTGGTTGCGGTTAACCGCGCCTATAATAAATCGGATTATATCCCCTGCATTGCCTGGGGCAGAAACGCAAAGTTTGTAAACACCCTTGCCGTTGGTGCAAATATCAAAATTTGGGGACGGATGCAGTCCCGTGAATATCAAAAACGGGTTTCTGAAGATGAAACCGTAACCAAAACAGCATATGAGGTTTCTGTCAGCAAATTAGAAGCGGTGAAAGATGTGGAAACACAAGAAGAACTTTAA